The Oscillospiraceae bacterium genome has a segment encoding these proteins:
- a CDS encoding SGNH/GDSL hydrolase family protein → MKKIDIFSAPVSLHGFDAEGVKNLWRLPLQLHDKVNMGVTQLSRQTAGGRIRFCTDSKKVSCRVMVTEECLLPHMPLSGSSGVDLFVNGRFALNWRPDLGRQKFEFEYALNGQKNELCFYLPLCNGVAVFEVYVDDGAFVGTPKPYTYTKPVVFYGSSITQGLCASRPSSNYIAEVCGLLDTDFRNLGFSASALGEDNICEYIANLDMSVFVMDYDHNAPTPEYLEATHEKFFKQIRERNPKLPVILMTRPNFDTDISDSIRRRDIVRKTYENAVANGDKSVAFLDGETFFGKALRDRCTPDNIHPTDLGFERMAMAVLPVLKKFLE, encoded by the coding sequence TTGAAAAAGATCGACATTTTCTCTGCGCCGGTTTCACTGCACGGCTTTGACGCCGAGGGCGTAAAAAACCTTTGGCGGCTGCCCCTGCAGCTGCATGACAAAGTCAACATGGGAGTAACACAACTCAGCAGGCAAACCGCGGGCGGGCGGATCCGATTCTGCACCGACAGCAAAAAAGTGAGCTGCCGGGTGATGGTGACCGAGGAATGTCTGCTTCCGCATATGCCGCTGTCGGGCAGCTCGGGCGTGGACTTGTTTGTCAATGGCCGGTTTGCGTTAAACTGGCGGCCGGATCTCGGCAGACAGAAGTTCGAATTCGAATATGCTCTGAACGGGCAGAAAAACGAGCTCTGTTTCTATCTGCCGTTATGCAACGGAGTTGCGGTCTTCGAGGTGTATGTTGACGATGGAGCTTTCGTCGGCACGCCGAAGCCCTATACTTATACCAAACCCGTGGTTTTCTACGGCTCCTCGATCACCCAGGGTCTTTGCGCTTCGCGGCCTTCAAGCAACTATATCGCCGAGGTATGTGGCTTGCTCGACACAGATTTTCGCAATCTCGGCTTCTCCGCATCCGCGCTCGGGGAGGACAACATCTGCGAGTACATCGCGAATCTCGACATGAGCGTGTTCGTGATGGATTATGACCACAACGCCCCGACTCCCGAGTATCTGGAAGCGACCCATGAGAAATTCTTTAAGCAGATTCGGGAGAGAAATCCGAAGCTTCCGGTGATTTTGATGACCCGGCCCAACTTCGACACCGATATCTCCGACAGCATCCGCCGCCGTGACATCGTGAGAAAGACCTATGAGAACGCTGTGGCGAACGGGGACAAGTCGGTTGCGTTTTTGGATGGAGAGACATTTTTCGGCAAGGCACTGCGTGACCGCTGCACGCCCGATAACATCCACCCGACCGACCTCGGATTTGAGCGCATGGCGATGGCGGTGCTGCCGGTGCTGAAAAAATTCTTAGAGTAA
- a CDS encoding SGNH/GDSL hydrolase family protein, which translates to MKKVDIFSAPVILNGFDDIGVKNLWRLPPDLYDQVNRGVAFNSRCAAGGRIRFCTDSERLSARVVLLEPCMLPHMPLSGSSGVDLFVNGKFAQNWRADVGKSDFIFDYALDGKMNEICFYLPLYNGVTGFELYINDGKTIGAPKPYTHQKPVVFYGSSITQGACASRPSSNYVSMVCELLDSDFRNLGFSGSACGEDNIADYIANLDMSVFVLDYDYNAPTPEHLEATHEKFFKKVRAKNPNLPIIMMTRPSFDADIPDSTRRRAIIKKTYENAVANGDKFVAFLDGEKYYGDVLRGHCSPDNCHPTDLGFERMAMAVYPVLKKFLG; encoded by the coding sequence ATGAAAAAAGTCGACATTTTCTCCGCACCGGTAATACTGAACGGGTTTGACGATATAGGTGTTAAAAACCTTTGGCGGCTGCCGCCGGATCTGTATGATCAGGTCAACCGTGGCGTAGCATTTAACAGCAGATGCGCCGCAGGAGGACGCATCCGCTTTTGCACCGACAGCGAACGGCTGAGCGCTCGGGTGGTGTTGCTCGAGCCGTGCATGCTGCCGCATATGCCGCTTTCGGGCAGCTCGGGTGTTGATTTATTTGTCAACGGGAAATTTGCGCAAAACTGGCGGGCCGATGTCGGCAAGAGCGATTTTATATTCGACTACGCGCTGGACGGCAAGATGAATGAGATTTGCTTCTATCTGCCGCTTTATAACGGCGTGACCGGCTTTGAGCTCTATATTAACGACGGCAAGACTATCGGCGCCCCGAAGCCCTATACCCATCAGAAACCGGTGGTGTTTTACGGCTCTTCGATCACGCAGGGGGCATGCGCTTCCCGGCCCTCAAGCAACTATGTCTCGATGGTCTGCGAACTGCTGGATTCCGATTTCCGCAACCTCGGTTTCTCCGGAAGCGCGTGCGGTGAGGATAATATCGCCGACTATATCGCAAATCTCGATATGAGTGTGTTTGTGCTCGACTATGACTACAATGCCCCGACGCCCGAACATCTGGAAGCGACCCACGAAAAGTTTTTTAAGAAGGTACGGGCAAAGAATCCGAACCTGCCGATCATCATGATGACTCGGCCCAGCTTCGACGCCGATATCCCTGACAGCACCCGCCGCCGCGCCATTATTAAAAAGACCTATGAAAACGCAGTGGCGAACGGCGACAAATTTGTGGCGTTTTTGGACGGTGAGAAGTATTACGGCGATGTGCTTCGCGGGCATTGCTCTCCTGACAACTGCCACCCGACCGACCTTGGATTTGAACGTATGGCAATGGCGGTATATCCGGTGTTGAAAAAGTTTTTGGGGTAA